TTTCTTGAAGATCGCAATTTGTTACATGTTGAGAAAAATACTACAGAAGAACGCTGTTCTTACTGCGGTTTTTTTTCTAGTCATGTCCATGACTGGCGGACAAGAAAG
The sequence above is a segment of the Bacillus alveayuensis genome. Coding sequences within it:
- a CDS encoding hypothetical protein (product_source=Hypo-rule applied; superfamily=57652) is translated as MFSVSLDLPEFEVVKQVFLEDRNLLHVEKNTTEERCSYCGFFSSHVHDWRTRK